In Prochlorococcus marinus str. MIT 1214, one DNA window encodes the following:
- a CDS encoding DNA-formamidopyrimidine glycosylase yields MPELPEVETVRKGLEKLLNNFYIKKIEVLKERSIANIGGSAYFIKNIKNSFLGNWERRGKYLIGALHTKEKNSKGFLVVHLRMTGQFKLIEKQILPCKHTRVRFIEKEGKELRFIDIRNFGQMWYVPTSKSVPEVVSGIKRLGPEPFSADFNSSYLKEYLKKKTRSIKSALLDQETVAGVGNIYADETLFDAGINPKTKSNNLNISELKKICNSLVKILNISIGEGGTTFSDFRDLEGINGNYGGQALVYRRSGKSCKKCGEKILREKICGRSTHWCPNCQK; encoded by the coding sequence TTGCCAGAATTACCTGAAGTTGAAACTGTTAGAAAAGGACTTGAGAAACTTCTAAATAATTTTTATATTAAAAAAATAGAAGTATTAAAAGAAAGATCAATTGCAAATATTGGCGGATCTGCATATTTCATAAAAAATATTAAAAATAGTTTTTTAGGTAATTGGGAAAGGCGAGGTAAATATTTAATAGGGGCCCTCCATACAAAAGAGAAAAATAGTAAAGGATTTTTAGTTGTTCATCTTAGAATGACAGGCCAATTCAAATTAATAGAGAAACAAATACTCCCATGCAAACATACAAGAGTGCGATTTATTGAAAAGGAAGGAAAAGAACTTCGTTTTATAGATATTAGAAATTTCGGACAAATGTGGTACGTACCAACGTCTAAATCAGTACCAGAAGTAGTCTCTGGAATTAAAAGATTAGGCCCTGAACCATTTAGTGCTGATTTCAATAGTTCTTATTTAAAAGAATATTTGAAGAAAAAAACGCGCTCGATTAAATCTGCTTTATTAGATCAAGAAACTGTTGCTGGTGTTGGAAATATATATGCAGATGAAACATTATTTGATGCAGGTATTAATCCAAAAACTAAAAGCAATAATTTGAATATCTCTGAATTAAAAAAGATTTGCAATAGTCTGGTCAAAATTTTAAATATAAGTATCGGAGAGGGAGGAACTACTTTTAGTGACTTTAGAGATTTAGAGGGAATTAATGGAAATTATGGTGGACAAGCCTTGGTCTATAGAAGAAGTGGTAAAAGTTGTAAGAAATGTGGAGAGAAGATATTGCGAGAAAAGATCTGTGGCAGAAGCACTCACTGGTGTCCAAATTGCCAAAAATAA
- a CDS encoding photosystem I reaction center subunit IV translates to MSFARKDKVRILRQESYWFNQIGEIVSIDKSPAMRYPVTVKFEKCDFKAFSGVDGGANTSQFSVKELEAAAN, encoded by the coding sequence ATGAGCTTTGCGAGAAAAGACAAGGTTCGCATTTTGCGTCAAGAATCATACTGGTTCAATCAAATTGGAGAAATAGTCTCTATCGATAAATCTCCAGCAATGAGATACCCAGTAACTGTCAAATTTGAAAAATGTGATTTCAAAGCTTTTAGTGGTGTTGATGGTGGTGCCAATACCAGTCAATTTTCAGTAAAAGAATTAGAAGCTGCAGCAAATTAG
- a CDS encoding LysM peptidoglycan-binding domain-containing protein has protein sequence MIKKIKITSGLLYINNIIFLLSIFTLAANAETKVIAKSGDTLLKIARQYGVPLKELMYKNNFNSANKIIEGEVILIPLQENGEIKKNEHLAYKVIEGDTLYKIARDYNLNIRDIISINNLGNDLSLKIDQIILLPKKAIYSKVSGGETIKLASKKVFYHKTSKTEYLSNIAMIHKISTEEINTLNKLNDPIKVNPNIKLKLRRNKPSKWLKYGSIIVNWSDWTYFDGNYIAQAKTKKNTSFYLALSCKKRVLNNTLKNDSYWTDWYFPKTDFEFKLINDFCDQDFKF, from the coding sequence ATGATTAAAAAGATAAAAATAACTTCTGGCTTGCTCTATATTAACAATATTATTTTTCTATTATCAATATTCACTTTAGCTGCTAATGCAGAAACAAAGGTTATAGCAAAAAGTGGTGATACACTTTTAAAAATAGCCAGGCAATATGGAGTTCCTTTGAAAGAGCTTATGTACAAAAATAATTTCAATAGTGCCAACAAAATAATAGAAGGAGAAGTTATATTAATACCTCTTCAAGAAAATGGTGAAATCAAAAAGAATGAACATCTTGCTTATAAAGTTATTGAAGGAGATACTCTTTATAAGATCGCAAGAGATTACAACTTAAATATAAGAGATATTATTTCTATCAACAATCTAGGAAATGATTTATCTCTTAAGATTGATCAAATTATCTTATTACCAAAGAAAGCTATATATAGCAAAGTTTCTGGTGGAGAAACAATTAAATTAGCAAGTAAAAAAGTTTTTTATCATAAAACTTCTAAGACAGAGTATCTCTCAAATATCGCAATGATTCATAAAATCTCAACAGAAGAAATTAATACTTTGAATAAACTAAATGATCCCATAAAAGTAAATCCTAATATAAAATTAAAACTAAGAAGAAATAAACCTTCAAAATGGCTAAAATACGGATCAATAATTGTCAACTGGTCAGACTGGACATATTTTGATGGCAATTATATTGCTCAAGCAAAAACAAAGAAAAATACATCTTTTTATTTAGCTCTTAGCTGCAAAAAAAGAGTATTAAATAATACATTAAAAAATGATTCTTACTGGACAGACTGGTATTTTCCTAAGACTGATTTTGAATTTAAATTAATTAATGATTTTTGTGATCAAGATTTTAAATTTTAA
- a CDS encoding aldehyde dehydrogenase family protein, giving the protein MSIENCELKQLQDQVLSGKTRNEQWRRNQLKALSNLLENHKQEILNALNQDLGKPATEAFFEIIAVKQEIKLAQKNLSNWMKVKKINVPVSLRPAQALVQPDPLGCILIIGPWNYPFSLTLQPLVGALAAGNTAVLKPSEHAPNVSTLIKKLIEKYFPPAIAQVFEGDGSIAANLMTHQFDHVFFTGGENIGKKVMEAASKNLTPVTLELGGKSPAIVIDGANLEVTAKRIIWGKSLNAGQTCIAPDHLLIEHKLFDSLVSNLKNSINNFYGNTPLESKHLGSIINQNQFYRLNNLLKEAKKNSQIIYGGDVNEKEKKISPTLIKIENRNDPLMKEELFGPLLPILCISNLDQAISDFKLMPKPLALYLFGGGEKEQSKVLSMTSSGGVCFNDVVLQAGIPELPFGGVGASGMGKYHGKAGFDNFTHYKSVLKRPFWLDLNFRYPPYNLDLSLLDKLLG; this is encoded by the coding sequence ATGTCAATAGAAAATTGCGAACTTAAACAATTACAAGATCAAGTTTTATCAGGGAAAACAAGAAATGAGCAATGGAGAAGGAACCAGCTCAAAGCTCTATCAAATTTATTAGAGAATCATAAGCAAGAGATCTTAAATGCGTTAAATCAGGATTTAGGAAAGCCTGCTACAGAAGCATTCTTTGAGATTATTGCCGTCAAACAAGAAATAAAACTGGCTCAAAAAAATTTATCCAATTGGATGAAAGTGAAGAAAATCAATGTTCCAGTTTCTCTTAGGCCTGCTCAAGCATTGGTCCAGCCAGACCCGTTGGGCTGCATTCTGATAATTGGTCCATGGAATTATCCTTTTTCACTTACTCTTCAACCACTTGTGGGAGCTTTAGCTGCTGGGAATACTGCTGTTTTAAAGCCATCAGAGCATGCACCTAATGTATCAACTCTAATAAAAAAACTCATAGAGAAATATTTTCCACCAGCGATTGCGCAAGTTTTTGAAGGAGATGGATCTATTGCTGCTAATTTAATGACTCATCAATTTGATCACGTCTTCTTTACAGGTGGAGAGAATATAGGGAAAAAAGTCATGGAAGCTGCTTCAAAAAACCTTACTCCAGTAACTTTAGAACTAGGAGGGAAAAGCCCAGCTATTGTTATCGATGGTGCAAATCTAGAAGTCACTGCAAAGAGAATTATATGGGGAAAAAGTCTAAACGCTGGTCAAACATGTATTGCTCCCGATCATTTACTAATTGAGCATAAACTTTTTGATTCTTTAGTTTCTAATTTAAAAAATTCGATTAATAATTTTTACGGAAATACGCCTTTAGAATCAAAACATCTGGGGAGCATTATCAATCAAAACCAATTTTATAGACTTAATAATTTACTAAAAGAAGCTAAAAAAAATAGCCAAATAATCTATGGGGGAGATGTCAATGAAAAAGAAAAAAAAATCAGCCCTACTCTAATCAAAATCGAGAATCGAAATGATCCACTAATGAAGGAAGAACTTTTTGGGCCATTGCTACCTATTTTGTGCATTTCAAATCTCGACCAGGCCATTTCAGACTTCAAGTTAATGCCTAAACCTCTTGCGCTATATCTTTTTGGAGGGGGTGAGAAAGAACAATCAAAAGTCCTTTCAATGACATCTTCTGGAGGTGTTTGTTTTAATGATGTTGTTTTACAGGCTGGGATACCAGAACTTCCATTTGGAGGTGTGGGAGCAAGTGGCATGGGAAAATACCACGGGAAAGCAGGGTTTGATAACTTTACTCATTATAAATCAGTCCTAAAAAGACCTTTTTGGCTGGATCTAAATTTCAGATATCCCCCGTATAATCTAGATTTATCTTTACTTGACAAATTATTAGGTTAA
- a CDS encoding TVP38/TMEM64 family protein translates to MANKLIISKYFKYLIIFFFAVFLSTTLFFFDYDISDFFYSVVSKLNSNNFFSLIVIFLLFILRSISIIIPVLPGTVFSAAAGFQFGFVQGLVIIFFADFISCSISFLLARKLGRNYISKLLGSRQMRRVESISQDYLEKNYFLMTALLMSGFFDFVCYAIGLTKITLKRFLPALIFSIIISDSPFVASGFAARKIKDIGLNNFLQKVLNGELDMISGNYLFLFLASFFIIFTLAMINIYLNKRSKMIK, encoded by the coding sequence ATGGCTAATAAGTTAATCATTAGTAAGTATTTTAAGTATCTAATAATATTTTTCTTTGCTGTTTTTTTGAGTACGACTCTTTTTTTCTTTGACTATGATATATCTGATTTTTTTTATTCTGTTGTTAGTAAATTAAATTCTAATAACTTTTTTAGCTTAATAGTGATCTTTCTATTATTTATATTGAGATCTATCAGTATAATTATACCAGTGTTACCAGGAACAGTATTTTCAGCTGCTGCTGGTTTTCAGTTTGGCTTTGTGCAGGGATTAGTTATTATATTTTTTGCGGATTTTATATCTTGTTCAATATCATTTTTATTGGCTAGAAAATTAGGAAGAAATTATATTAGTAAATTACTTGGTTCAAGACAAATGAGAAGAGTTGAAAGCATTAGTCAAGATTATCTAGAAAAGAATTATTTCCTTATGACAGCTCTATTAATGTCAGGCTTTTTTGATTTTGTTTGTTATGCAATAGGACTAACAAAAATAACATTGAAAAGGTTTTTACCAGCTTTGATTTTTAGCATTATAATCTCAGATTCACCTTTTGTCGCTAGTGGTTTTGCTGCAAGGAAAATAAAGGATATTGGATTGAATAATTTCTTGCAAAAAGTATTAAATGGCGAATTAGATATGATTTCTGGAAATTATCTTTTCCTATTTTTAGCATCTTTTTTTATAATTTTCACCTTGGCAATGATAAATATATATTTAAATAAAAGATCTAAGATGATTAAGTAA
- a CDS encoding DUF4278 domain-containing protein translates to MSRSLPQAKERGLEHIPEKEMSLTYRGLKYNQQKAVVAKQHVLLTYRGKSYQS, encoded by the coding sequence ATGAGCCGCAGTTTGCCTCAAGCCAAGGAACGGGGACTTGAGCATATTCCGGAGAAAGAAATGTCTTTAACCTACAGAGGTCTTAAGTACAATCAGCAAAAAGCAGTTGTAGCAAAGCAACACGTGCTACTTACTTATCGAGGTAAGTCTTACCAAAGCTAG
- a CDS encoding tetratricopeptide repeat protein, which produces MYYKLDLAKTLFQKNKYQETIDACNDILDIEINSIEALKLIVKSLFALGKIEDARIHLHKLLNINPDDYEVIQDLANTYFAAGDNITAKDYYRKAISIKSDYAPALTYLGGIELNIGNKQVALSLLIKATESDPKLASAWLNLASAYFQLDNVKAAAVACRKSIELNPNLFNSHFLLANILINQNKLREAIEPLRKTIELKPNFFQANSALGALLGKFGKLKEAETLTRKAIEINPDSAIAHSNLANILKDIGKLQEAEVFALRATKIQPDLAEAHSNLANILRMLSKLKEAEISIHKAIEINPNIAESYYNLAGVLKDLGKIKEAESSIRKAIDLEPKSAIYHYNLGLIRIGLGEEVTYEFEKASKLDPKNLSFRIKSKLYISEIPFSQEQTDFERNQFKEQLAIIEKDKSLEFKGDLFSTCAFYLAYHNASDDLEILKLLGNVLRNSKGLINTKFNQEKGIIESQRRNSIRLGICSEYLKNHSVCMFFGNIIKQIASSDVEVIIFRTPYYKVDSLSQSIDSLASEVIMMPESIQEASDLILNQSIDILFYPDIGMSNYTYLLSLSRLALVQFTTLGHPMTSGLPEIDYFISCDNYETKYSNEFYSERLIKLNRIPVNYSKPINKGNTFNKSKLNISEKSFLIGIPHAPFKFHPDYDKILDKILENIPNSFLFFADGPKKLQTDKLKERWAKTTKLVLNRTIFYPRVSFGDFLEIVKMLDIIIDPFYFGMGNTFYQAMAFNTPVVTMPTNHMKSRHAFAGYKQMDIKGAPIANSPDEYISICKKLAFDKSYRENIETQINEKANKYLFNDETIFEEYIQFLKDSLSAAQNNTLLPENWKPKSNFS; this is translated from the coding sequence TTGTATTATAAATTAGATCTAGCAAAAACACTCTTTCAGAAAAATAAATATCAGGAAACAATCGATGCTTGTAATGATATACTAGACATTGAAATTAACTCCATAGAAGCTTTAAAACTAATCGTAAAATCTTTATTTGCATTGGGAAAAATAGAAGATGCTCGTATACATTTACATAAATTACTAAATATTAATCCTGATGATTATGAAGTAATTCAAGATCTAGCCAATACCTATTTTGCTGCTGGTGATAATATAACAGCTAAAGATTATTATCGAAAAGCAATCTCAATCAAGAGTGATTATGCTCCTGCATTAACGTATCTTGGAGGTATTGAACTTAATATTGGTAACAAACAAGTCGCATTATCTTTGCTTATTAAAGCGACTGAATCTGACCCTAAATTAGCTTCTGCTTGGCTGAATTTAGCAAGTGCTTATTTTCAATTAGATAATGTGAAAGCAGCAGCGGTAGCTTGTCGTAAATCAATAGAACTTAACCCTAATCTATTTAACTCTCATTTTCTTCTTGCAAACATTCTGATTAACCAAAATAAGCTTCGCGAAGCAATTGAACCTCTTCGTAAAACTATTGAATTAAAACCAAACTTCTTTCAAGCCAATTCTGCACTTGGAGCTTTACTCGGCAAATTTGGTAAATTAAAAGAGGCTGAAACATTAACAAGAAAAGCTATTGAAATCAATCCAGATTCTGCAATTGCACACTCTAATCTAGCTAACATATTAAAAGATATTGGTAAATTACAAGAAGCGGAAGTATTCGCCCTTAGAGCTACCAAGATACAACCTGATCTTGCCGAAGCTCATTCTAATCTAGCTAACATATTAAGAATGCTTAGTAAATTAAAAGAAGCAGAAATATCAATCCATAAAGCTATTGAAATTAATCCGAATATTGCTGAATCTTATTATAATTTAGCGGGGGTTTTAAAAGATCTTGGCAAGATAAAGGAAGCAGAGTCCTCAATCAGAAAGGCTATTGATCTAGAGCCTAAATCTGCTATTTATCATTATAATTTAGGTCTGATTCGAATTGGTTTAGGGGAAGAGGTAACCTATGAATTCGAAAAAGCTTCTAAATTAGATCCTAAAAATCTATCATTTAGAATAAAAAGCAAGCTATATATATCAGAGATACCTTTTAGTCAGGAGCAAACAGATTTCGAAAGGAATCAATTTAAGGAACAACTAGCTATAATTGAAAAAGATAAAAGCTTAGAATTCAAAGGTGATTTATTTTCTACATGTGCATTTTATTTAGCTTATCATAATGCATCTGATGACTTGGAAATTTTAAAACTATTAGGTAATGTTTTAAGAAATTCAAAAGGATTAATTAATACTAAATTTAATCAAGAAAAAGGAATAATAGAATCTCAAAGAAGAAACTCTATTAGGCTTGGTATTTGCTCTGAGTATTTAAAGAACCATTCAGTTTGTATGTTTTTTGGAAACATTATCAAGCAAATAGCATCTTCAGATGTAGAGGTCATAATATTTCGAACTCCTTATTACAAAGTAGATTCACTTAGTCAATCGATTGATTCACTTGCATCAGAGGTAATAATGATGCCAGAATCTATACAAGAGGCATCCGATTTAATATTAAATCAATCAATTGATATACTTTTTTATCCTGATATTGGGATGTCTAATTATACATATCTTCTGTCATTATCAAGACTAGCTTTGGTACAATTTACCACCCTTGGGCATCCAATGACGTCTGGATTACCTGAAATTGACTATTTTATTTCTTGTGATAATTATGAAACTAAATATTCTAATGAATTTTATTCTGAAAGATTAATTAAACTAAATAGAATACCTGTGAATTATTCTAAACCGATAAATAAAGGAAATACATTCAATAAATCTAAGTTAAATATATCTGAAAAATCATTCTTAATTGGAATACCTCATGCTCCTTTCAAATTTCATCCAGATTATGATAAAATCCTTGATAAAATTCTAGAAAACATTCCAAATTCTTTTCTTTTCTTTGCAGATGGTCCTAAAAAATTACAGACAGATAAGTTAAAGGAAAGATGGGCAAAAACTACAAAATTAGTTTTGAATCGAACAATATTTTACCCACGAGTCTCATTTGGCGATTTTTTAGAAATAGTAAAAATGTTAGATATAATAATTGATCCATTTTATTTTGGAATGGGTAACACCTTTTATCAGGCAATGGCTTTTAATACTCCTGTAGTAACAATGCCAACAAATCATATGAAATCTAGACATGCATTTGCAGGATACAAGCAAATGGATATCAAAGGTGCACCTATCGCTAATTCACCAGATGAATATATATCAATATGCAAGAAGCTAGCTTTTGATAAATCATATAGAGAAAATATCGAAACCCAAATAAATGAAAAGGCAAATAAATATCTTTTCAATGATGAAACTATTTTTGAAGAATATATTCAGTTCCTAAAGGATTCACTTTCTGCTGCTCAAAATAATACTTTATTGCCAGAGAACTGGAAGCCAAAATCTAATTTTAGTTGA
- a CDS encoding tetratricopeptide repeat protein, with translation MKKNFIAIAAFLSLVQLKGPLPIITGTALNSAGLMISIPEKVKSESIDKNKSKQNKHWKAGTDLHIGNSYLDNDLFPKAIESFSRAINRKPPKKILVVAYFNRALAKSNLKDYSGAISDFSKVIEINPKDEEAYFRRGIIQHQLANYQSAINDFSMQIKRNKNSNSEYSYLSYYGRANSKRMIGDYSGALSDDEQFQKLATEFMGFNYKQGLKNIDNKDYKDAIISFNKVIDIRANHWNAYRERGRAKYQSGDYQGALEDTSKAIEGNALEQKAYRSNVVDSDLHNIRGLSNQKLGDFSGAKSDFTIAINGWFAGPPRPEEMYFNRGIVEAKLGNHEEAINDFNKALEINSNLVSEFTIGESNHIYSSYVNRSFSNLSIKNYDAAINDLSQAIDIDPKDPTAYNNRAKLYYLNGNFDRSCKDSTKAASLGSKESIKILKGPIGKKICYMPKKVVNDKSITLKWNNPNKNKKESRFLKAENYVKEKRYSEAIIEYSRIINKNPSDSEAYYRRGWNNEQLENYPEAIKDFNRAIEIDPKFISAYFARAWNKGELKDYSGALNDYSKAIEINPNYLEAYTNRGIIKAELGDKKGACRDYKKAIELGSKSEKRWLASDKAAWCRNMR, from the coding sequence ATGAAAAAGAATTTTATTGCTATTGCTGCTTTCTTATCCTTAGTTCAACTGAAAGGCCCACTACCAATAATCACAGGTACTGCTTTGAATAGTGCAGGGTTAATGATCTCTATTCCTGAGAAGGTTAAATCAGAAAGCATTGACAAAAACAAATCAAAGCAAAATAAACATTGGAAGGCAGGTACTGATCTTCATATCGGAAATTCTTATTTAGACAATGATTTGTTCCCTAAAGCTATTGAGAGTTTCTCAAGAGCAATAAATCGAAAGCCGCCAAAAAAAATTCTTGTGGTGGCATATTTTAACCGTGCTTTAGCAAAGTCAAACTTAAAAGATTATTCTGGTGCGATTTCTGATTTCTCCAAAGTAATCGAAATCAATCCAAAGGATGAAGAAGCATATTTCAGACGTGGAATTATCCAACATCAATTAGCTAATTATCAAAGTGCAATTAATGATTTTAGTATGCAAATTAAGAGGAATAAAAATTCAAATTCAGAGTATTCCTATCTTTCTTATTACGGTCGGGCTAATTCCAAGAGAATGATAGGTGATTATTCTGGGGCACTTTCTGATGATGAGCAATTTCAAAAGTTAGCTACAGAATTTATGGGCTTCAATTACAAGCAAGGGTTAAAAAATATTGACAATAAAGATTATAAAGATGCAATTATATCATTCAATAAAGTAATAGATATAAGAGCTAATCATTGGAATGCATATCGAGAACGTGGAAGGGCCAAATATCAATCAGGAGATTACCAAGGTGCTTTAGAAGATACATCGAAAGCAATTGAAGGTAATGCACTTGAGCAAAAAGCCTATCGCAGTAACGTTGTTGATTCAGACCTTCATAATATTCGTGGACTTTCTAATCAGAAGTTAGGAGATTTCTCAGGAGCAAAATCTGATTTCACTATCGCAATAAATGGTTGGTTTGCAGGTCCCCCTCGTCCTGAGGAGATGTATTTCAATAGAGGAATTGTAGAAGCTAAGCTAGGTAATCATGAGGAAGCAATAAATGATTTTAATAAAGCCTTAGAAATAAACTCAAACTTAGTTTCAGAATTTACTATTGGCGAGTCAAATCATATTTACTCTTCTTACGTTAATAGATCTTTTAGTAATTTAAGCATAAAGAATTATGATGCTGCTATAAACGATTTAAGCCAGGCAATTGATATTGATCCAAAAGATCCTACTGCTTATAATAATAGAGCAAAACTGTATTATTTAAATGGTAATTTCGACAGATCCTGCAAGGATTCAACGAAGGCAGCATCACTTGGAAGTAAGGAATCAATAAAGATTTTAAAAGGTCCAATAGGTAAAAAGATTTGTTATATGCCCAAAAAAGTAGTTAATGACAAAAGTATTACTTTGAAATGGAATAATCCTAATAAGAATAAAAAGGAATCCAGATTTTTAAAGGCAGAAAATTACGTAAAAGAGAAAAGGTATTCGGAAGCAATTATTGAATACAGCAGGATTATCAATAAAAACCCATCGGATTCAGAGGCATATTACCGAAGAGGCTGGAATAATGAGCAATTAGAAAATTATCCAGAAGCAATTAAAGATTTCAATAGAGCAATCGAAATTGATCCCAAATTCATATCAGCCTATTTTGCTCGTGCATGGAATAAAGGAGAATTAAAAGATTATTCCGGAGCATTAAATGATTACAGCAAAGCCATTGAAATTAATCCAAATTACCTTGAGGCATATACCAATCGAGGGATTATAAAAGCTGAACTAGGTGATAAGAAAGGTGCATGTCGAGATTATAAAAAGGCTATAGAACTTGGGAGTAAATCAGAAAAACGATGGTTGGCATCTGATAAAGCCGCTTGGTGTAGGAACATGAGATAA
- a CDS encoding tyrosine-type recombinase/integrase, whose amino-acid sequence MATIRRSGSGWQALIRKKKYQGQTSKTFSSKAAAKLWANAVESSLKTPAKLDLKPPQILREAIDLYIQGPLQDHLSGANEQYPLKALANSWMGGVLLEELSIRHFALWRDERLIKVKPNTIMRELRILRVLLDWAKDELGCQLSSNPARELKVRGVSDARFPYFTPAQKKKLLTALGQSKNPNHKRLTQLALATGMRRSELLAIKWSDLDLKNKLVHLSRKDCAATGRQSSQRFVPLSPQSIALLKNYPKTNPRVIDLTIGAARHGFNRARKAAGLNHLRFHDLRHIAISNMWAAGMNALQISEASGHKDLRMLMRYSHYQLGYGG is encoded by the coding sequence ATGGCAACGATTAGAAGAAGCGGAAGTGGCTGGCAAGCACTCATTAGAAAGAAGAAATATCAGGGCCAAACATCCAAAACTTTTAGCTCCAAAGCAGCTGCAAAACTGTGGGCAAATGCTGTTGAAAGTTCTCTTAAAACGCCAGCAAAACTTGATCTAAAACCACCTCAAATCTTACGAGAAGCAATCGATCTGTATATCCAAGGGCCACTGCAAGATCACCTCAGCGGGGCTAACGAACAATATCCATTAAAAGCATTGGCCAACAGCTGGATGGGTGGCGTTCTTTTGGAAGAACTTTCCATCAGACATTTTGCTCTCTGGCGAGATGAACGATTGATCAAGGTCAAGCCCAACACAATCATGAGAGAGCTCAGAATCTTGAGAGTTCTATTGGATTGGGCCAAAGATGAACTGGGATGCCAACTGAGCTCCAATCCAGCGAGGGAATTAAAAGTACGAGGAGTCAGCGATGCCAGATTCCCTTACTTCACACCAGCACAGAAAAAGAAATTACTAACTGCATTAGGCCAATCGAAGAACCCTAATCACAAAAGACTGACGCAATTAGCACTTGCCACAGGAATGCGTCGCTCAGAATTACTGGCCATTAAATGGAGCGATCTGGATTTAAAAAACAAATTGGTCCATCTGAGCCGCAAAGATTGCGCAGCGACAGGAAGACAAAGCAGTCAGAGATTCGTGCCACTATCACCGCAATCAATTGCACTCCTGAAGAACTATCCCAAAACCAACCCAAGAGTGATCGACTTAACTATTGGAGCAGCTCGTCATGGCTTTAATCGAGCCAGAAAAGCAGCAGGCTTGAATCATTTGCGTTTTCATGACCTGCGCCATATCGCCATTAGCAATATGTGGGCAGCAGGAATGAATGCGCTACAGATCTCAGAAGCTAGTGGCCACAAAGATCTAAGAATGTTGATGCGCTACAGCCACTATCAGCTGGGGTATGGGGGGTGA
- the aroQ gene encoding type II 3-dehydroquinate dehydratase: MDLLFINGPNLNLVGKREPSIYGAQTLEDIQEELLTLASELDANLKFFQSNSEGEMIDCIQNSAGSIDGILINAGAYTHTSIALRDALLGVAIPYVEVHLSNIYSREEFRHKSFLSDKALGLVCGFGAHSYQLALQGMVSYLKRV, from the coding sequence ATGGATCTTTTATTCATTAATGGTCCGAATTTGAATCTTGTGGGAAAAAGGGAACCATCAATATATGGCGCGCAAACTTTAGAAGATATTCAAGAAGAGCTATTGACTTTAGCTAGTGAACTTGATGCAAATCTCAAATTCTTTCAAAGTAATTCAGAAGGCGAGATGATTGATTGCATTCAAAACAGTGCTGGTTCTATTGACGGAATATTAATTAATGCAGGTGCTTATACACATACCTCTATTGCTCTTAGGGATGCTTTATTAGGAGTTGCTATTCCTTATGTAGAAGTACATTTAAGTAACATTTATTCTAGGGAAGAGTTTCGCCATAAATCATTTCTTTCAGATAAAGCATTGGGTTTGGTTTGTGGCTTTGGAGCACATAGTTATCAACTTGCTTTGCAAGGGATGGTTTCTTATTTAAAGAGAGTCTGA